In Dasypus novemcinctus isolate mDasNov1 chromosome 23, mDasNov1.1.hap2, whole genome shotgun sequence, the following proteins share a genomic window:
- the LOC131275591 gene encoding ral guanine nucleotide dissociation stimulator-like: protein MPSSSPSIQSRAMQTNHMHGSSRVLYKWQGGPCCIVRVSLYEDNVKYKSILVTSQDRALAGISKALEEHSLHQDKPEDYKLVQIISDNRMLQIPHSAKVYYTMDPSAHHHLLLLKQNTPVDAKVKNRAISALLGSMQKGPKFQKEKF from the exons atgccttcttcatctccctccaTCCAATCCAGGGCCATGCAGACCAACCACATGCATGGTTCCTCACGCGTGCTCTATAAATGGCAAGGGGGGCCCTGCTGCATTGTCCGTGTCAGCCTGTATGAGGACAACGTCAAGTACAAGAGTATCCTG GTGACCAGCCAAGATAGGGCTCTAGCCGGGATcagcaaggccctggaagaacACAGCCTGCATCAAGACAAGCCAGAAGACTACAAGCTGGTGCAAATCATATCAGACAATCGAA TGCTGCAGATCCCGCACAGTGCAAAAGTTTACTACACTATGGATCCCTCAGCCCATCACCATCTTCTTCTCCTGAAGCAAAACACACCTGTGGATGCCAAGGTGAAGAACAGAGCTATCTCAGCCCTTCTGGGGAGTATGCAGAAAGGACCcaagttccaaaaggagaaattCTAA